The following are encoded together in the Salvia hispanica cultivar TCC Black 2014 chromosome 6, UniMelb_Shisp_WGS_1.0, whole genome shotgun sequence genome:
- the LOC125197284 gene encoding terpene synthase 10-like, which yields MHTPLNIPHKPPHRSYTTFHGGAPMKLLCIASSTRTSSSTRCNAVPSTQTTTGPTRRSANYKPPFWDFNYIQSLTTQYTEEIHSKRADELIARVKMLLLHREMEGDRRLELIDDLQSLAISHHFNQEINQILTCIYHENNFDTKERDLYSTSLEFRLLKEHGFRVSQDVFDCLKNENGNFKASLCDDRRGMLQLYEASFLLTHGEETLELANEFATKYLQRIVDEGDDDHNLLERVRYALDLPIHWRIRRPNARCFIEAYSRRSEMDPTIFELAKLDFNITQSMHQQELKLISRWWKQTRLSEKLPFARDRIVECYLWTLFDGLSQPKYGYSRIMATKANILITLIDDIFDVYATLDELHLFNDAIQRWDLEAVNQLPNYMQICFLTLNNFINEMACDVLKEQDILIIKYLRKSWQDLCKSFMQEAQWHVAGCTPSLDEYINNGWISSSAPVILSNTFFLSTNPIQKIVVDSLYQYPDLVKCPSMILRLANDIATSPNEMERGDVAESIQCYMKESGASIEEARDHARILIWNSWKRMNEERVGDSRFSKEFIASAVDLGRLAQYMYQLGDGHGIQNPHIKDRISSLLFEPIV from the exons ATGCATACACCTCTTAATATTCCTCACAAGCCACCCCACCGCTCTTACACCACCTTCCACGGCGGAGCTCCGATGAAACTTTTGTGTATCGCGTCGTCTACCCGAACGAGCTCCTCCACCCGATGCAATGCTGTGCCTTCCACTCAGACGACGACCGGCCCTACACGACGATCTGCAAACTACAAACCTCCCTTCTGGGATTTCAACTATATTCAATCGCTCACCACCCAATATACG GAGGAGATACATTCGAAGCGGGCTGATGAGCTGATTGCGCGAGTGAAGATGTTGTTGCTGCACCGAGAAATGGAAGGCGATCGACGACTGGAGTTGATTGATGATCTGCAGAGTCTCGCTATATCTCATCACTTCAACCAAGAAATCAACCAAATCTTGACTTGTATTTACCATGAGaataattttgatacaaaGGAAAGGGATTTGTACTCAACATCTCTTGAATTCAGACTACTAAAAGAGCATGGTTTTCGAGTTTCTCAAG ATGTGTTTGATTGTCTCAAGAATGAGAATGGCAATTTCAAAGCAAGCCTTTGTGATGATAGGAGAGGAATGTTGCAATTATATGAAGCTTCTTTCCTACTTACACATGGAGAAGAAACCTTGGAGTTGGCCAATGAATTTGCCACCAAATATCTCCAAAGAATTGTTGATGAAGGTGATGATGATCATAATCTTTTAGAAAGGGTTCGCTACGCTTTGGATCTCCCAATCCATTGGAGGATTCGAAGGCCGAATGCAAGATGTTTCATTGAAGCGTATAGCAGAAGATCCGAGATGGATCCAACAATTTTTGAGCTTGCAAAATTGGATTTCAACATTACTCAATCAATGCATCAACAAGAACTCAAACTCATCTCCag ATGGTGGAAGCAAACAAGACTAAGTGAAAAGCTACCATTTGCAAGAGATAGGATAGTGGAGTGTTACTTGTGGACATTATTTGATGGACTCTCCCAGCCTAAATATGGTTATTCAAGGATTATGGCCACCAAAGCCAACATCTTAATTACACTAATCGATGATATTTTTGATGTCTATGCTACCTTGGATGAACTACACCTCTTCAATGATGCAATTCAAAG ATGGGATCTAGAAGCAGTGAATCAACTCCCAAACTATATGCAAATTTGCTTTCTCACACTCAACAACTTCATAAATGAGATGGCATGCGATGTTCTGAAAGAACAAGACATtctcattattaaatatttgagaaaATCA TGGCAAGATTTATGCAAATCATTTATGCAAGAGGCGCAGTGGCATGTGGCAGGGTGCACACCATCACTAGATGAATATATCAACAATGGATGGATTTCAAGCTCAGCTCCTGTGATCTTGTCAAACACATTCTTCCTCAGCACAAATCCAATACAAAAAATCGTTGTTGATAGCTTGTACCAATACCCAGACTTAGTTAAATGTCCATCAATGATTTTAAGGCTTGCAAATGACATTGCAACATCACCG AATGAGATGGAAAGAGGCGATGTGGCAGAATCAATTCAATGCTACATGAAGGAATCGGGAGCTTCGATTGAAGAGGCGCGTGACCATGCAAGAATTTTAATATGGAATAGTTGGAAAAGGATGAACGAGGAAAGAGTTGGAGATTCTCGATTTTCGAAAGAATTTATAGCAAGCGCTGTTGATCTTGGTAGACTGGCACAATATATGTACCAACTTGGAGACGGGCATGGAATTCAGAACCCTCATATTAAGGACCGGATTTCAAGTTTGTTGTTTGAGCCCATCGTTTAG